One Brassica oleracea var. oleracea cultivar TO1000 chromosome C7, BOL, whole genome shotgun sequence genomic window carries:
- the LOC106306600 gene encoding uncharacterized protein LOC106306600 isoform X1 — translation MFVKKLVEKAGKKPGGSSSEGLRANDVEPRVVLHYGIPSGAHLFAYDPVQKILAVSTTDGRIKLFGKDQTQALLVSEEASTSKFTEFVQNQGLLLNVNSKNQIEVWDLEKKLMSHVHVFNGEITSLRVMQHTPYFYVGDSSGNVSVLKIDQDSSQVIQMDYTIPYLASNGSPVEASDDTSVVSILPQPTAETKRILLVFGSGFITLWDIKESKPVLKTGGKQEAKKATCACWVCPSGSRVAVGYSNADILIWSMTESSSMVCKLNLGYKAEKTPINSLKWVYAEGKASRVYVTGSSSNSLQVVLLNDQTEVKMVKLGLHVSEPCVDMEMIIADAKQETLLVLGKSGRVYAYDDYMIEKYLIQSQSKSPPSLSKESVVKLPFSDSCGGVTVGKFLTNSSHLLNLADEDYAQLAKDTAPFLPSQIVSKEASRSAHFPGFTKVKNVYITGHSDGSIGVWDMSCPFLIPVLFLKEQQADQDISSRGTAALTALHFDSNSRLLVSGDQNGMVRLYRFKPEPYLIENSFIPFQGSSKKGNNHIVHSVKHIKLTGSITCIQKSQNSKHLGIGSDQGHVSLVDVEEATVLYTKHIASEICPGITSLQFESCSVQGFEKNVLVVAMRDSSVFALDSDTGNMIGTNMVKPKKPFKALFMQILDGKQDSSGNGESIVEDVSTRQPSVLLCSEKAIYIYPLSQVVQGVKKVLHKKKFSSPSICSASTFYGTSGVGLTLVFSDGTVEIRSLPELSLLKQISIRGFTYSPPKQNSLPEITISASWHGDLVMVNGDAELIVSSVLPQKETFRLVESLSRVYKKDNAVCQDGTTASAVASSPKEKKGMFGSVFKTKPKRAADTETTESTKETIEELSKIFTTANFPWNNNVERSRESNTVTRVDDEELDIDDIDIEDDDDHHQQPKEQGILSGISKQKLASKFTSFKGKLKQMTAKNEKTVMSNEEKHEEKSGASVDQIKKKYGFASSSEEMGAAKMAQSKLQDNLKKLQGISLKTTEMEDTAKSFSSTAKELLNAVEFNKQSSKS, via the exons TTTGTTCAGAACCAAGGACTTCTTCTCAATGTGAATTCCAAAAACCAGATTGAA GTTTGGGACTTGGAGAAGAAGCTTATGTCTCATGTTCATGTATTCAACGGAGAGATCACATCTCTCAGGGTTATGCAACATACACCTTACTT TTATGTTGGAGACTCTTCTGGTAATGTATCAGTGTTGAAGATCGATCAAGATTCTAGTCAAGTGATACAAATGGATTACACTATACCTTATCTAGCATCAAATG GCTCTCCAGTTGAAGCTTCTGATGATACTTCAGTTGTGAGCATTCTACCACAGCCAACAGCTGAAACCAAAAG GATTCTACTAGTGTTTGGTAGTGGGTTTATAACGTTATGGGACATCAAAGAAAGCAAACCAGTTCTCAAAACAGGAGGAAAGCAGGAAGCAAAGAAAGCCACTTGTGCTTGTTGGGTTTGCCCTTCAGGAAGTAGAGTAGCCGTTGGATATAGCAACGCAGATATTCTAATATGGAGCATGACAGAGAGTTCTTCCATGGTCTGCAAGCTCAACCTCGGATACAAAGCCGAGAAAACACCGATAAATTCTCTAAAATGGGTCTACGCTGAAGGGAAAGCAAGCAGAGTTTACGTCACCGGATCATCCTCAAACTCCTTGCAAGTGGTTTTACTTAACGACCAAACCGAAGTTAAGATGGTTAAGCTGGGGCTTCATGTATCTGAGCCTTGCGTTGACATGGAGATGATCATAGCTGATGCTAAACAGGAGACTCTGCTTGTTCTTGGAAAGTCTGGACGTGTGTATGCCTACGATGATTACATGATTGAGAAGTATCTAATCCAATCTCAGTCCAAGTCACCTCCTTCTCTCTCTAAGGAGAGTGTTGTTAAGCTGCCGTTTTCAGATTCTTGCGGTGGTGTTACAGTAGGAAAGTTTCTTACAAACTCTTCACACTTGCTGAATCTCGCTGACGAGGATTATGCTCAGCTGGCGAAAGATACTGCACCGTTTCTTCCTTCTCAGATAGTTTCAAAGGAAGCTTCTCGTTCTGCTCATTTTCCTGGTTTCACCAAAGTTAAGAATGTTTACATCACGGGACATAGTGATGGAAGCATTGGTGTATGGGACATGTCCTGCCCTTTTCTCATTCCTGTCTTGTTCCTGAAAGAACAG CAGGCTGATCAAGATATATCATCACGTGGAACTGCTGCATTAACAGCTTTGCATTTCGACAGCAACTCAAGGCTTCTTGTCTCTGGTGATCAGAACGGAATGGTTCGCCTTTATAGGTTCAAACCTGAGCCATACCTAATAGAGAACAGTTTCATCCCTTTCCAAG GAAGCTCAAAGAAAGGGAATAACCATATTGTTCATAGTGTCAAGCACATAAAGCTCACTGGTTCCATAACATGTATTCAGAAAAGCCAAAACTCAAAACATCTCGGTATTGGATCAGATCAAGGACATGTTTCTCTGGTTGACGTTGAGGAAGCTACTGTGTTATACACAAAACACATTGCTAGTGAGATATGTCCAGGGATCACCTCCTTGCAATTTGAGAGTTGCAGTGTGCAAGGATTCGAGAAGAATGTGTTGGTGGTTGCTATGAGGGACTCGTCTGTTTTTGCTTTGGATAGTGATACAGGAAACATGATTGGAACAAACATGGTTAAGCCTAAAAAGCCATTCAAGGCTCTGTTCATGCAGATTCTAG ATGGAAAACAAGACTCTTCAGGAAATGGAGAGAGCATAGTTGAGGATGTTTCGACAAGGCAGCCTTCGGTTTTGCTTTGTTCTGAGAAAGCTATATACATCTACCCATTGTCTCAAGTTGTCCAGGGAGTGAAGAAGGTTCTTCACAAGAAAAAGTTTAGTTCTCCATCCATTTGCTCAGCTTCTACCTTCTATGGAACCTCTGGTGTTGGTCTTACACTTGTCTTCTCTGATGGAACTGTTGAGATAAG GTCTTTGCCAGAACTATCGCTGCTAAAACAAATTTCCATTAGAGGCTTCACATACTCTCCACCAAAACAAAACTCACTACCAGAGATTACCATATCTGCTTCATGGCATGGAGATCTAGTCATG GTGAATGGAGACGCTGAACTTATTGTCAGCTCAGTCTTACCTCAGAAGGAAACATTTAGGCTTGTGGAATCTTTGAGCAGAGTTTACAAGAAAGATAATGCGGTTTGTCAGGATGGAACCACTGCATCAGCGGTTGCTTCATCTCCAAAAGAAAAGAAG GGCATGTTTGGTTCTGTCTTCAAGACTAAACCCAAGCGTGCAGCTGATACAGAAACAACAGAAAGTACCAAGGAAACTATTGAGGAGCTTTCTAAAATCTTCACCACAGCTAATTTCCCATGGAACAACAATGTTGAGCGTAGTAGAGAGAGCAATACAGTTACTAGAGTTGACGATGAGGAGTTGGATATAG ATGACATTGATATCGAGGATGATGATGATCATCATCAGCAGCCTAAAGAACAAGGGATATTGTCAGGGATTAGTAAGCAGAAGCTGGCGAGTAAGTTTACGAGCTTCAAAGGTAAGCTGAAGCAGATGACGGCTAAGAATGAGAAGACTGTTATGAGCAATGAAGAGAAACATGAGGAGAAGAGTGGCGCATCAGTCGACCAGATCAAGAAGAAGTACGGTTTTGCTTCTTCGTCCGAG GAAATGGGTGCTGCCAAAATGGCTCAGAGCAAACTTCAAGACAACCTGAAGAAGCTACAG GGAATCAGCTTGAAGACGACTGAGATGGAAGATACTGCGAAGTCTTTCTCCTCTACGGCTAAAGAACTGTTAAATGCTGTGGAGTTCAACAAACAAAGCTCAAAATCTTAG
- the LOC106306600 gene encoding uncharacterized protein LOC106306600 isoform X2, with the protein MFVKKLVEKAGKKPGGSSSEGLRANDVEPRVVLHYGIPSGAHLFAYDPVQKILAVSTTDGRIKLFGKDQTQALLVSEEASTSKFTEFVQNQGLLLNVNSKNQIEVWDLEKKLMSHVHVFNGEITSLRVMQHTPYFYVGDSSGNVSVLKIDQDSSQVIQMDYTIPYLASNGSPVEASDDTSVVSILPQPTAETKRILLVFGSGFITLWDIKESKPVLKTGGKQEAKKATCACWVCPSGSRVAVGYSNADILIWSMTESSSMVCKLNLGYKAEKTPINSLKWVYAEGKASRVYVTGSSSNSLQVVLLNDQTEVKMVKLGLHVSEPCVDMEMIIADAKQETLLVLGKSGRVYAYDDYMIEKYLIQSQSKSPPSLSKESVVKLPFSDSCGGVTVGKFLTNSSHLLNLADEDYAQLAKDTAPFLPSQIVSKEASRSAHFPGFTKVKNVYITGHSDGSIGVWDMSCPFLIPVLFLKEQADQDISSRGTAALTALHFDSNSRLLVSGDQNGMVRLYRFKPEPYLIENSFIPFQGSSKKGNNHIVHSVKHIKLTGSITCIQKSQNSKHLGIGSDQGHVSLVDVEEATVLYTKHIASEICPGITSLQFESCSVQGFEKNVLVVAMRDSSVFALDSDTGNMIGTNMVKPKKPFKALFMQILDGKQDSSGNGESIVEDVSTRQPSVLLCSEKAIYIYPLSQVVQGVKKVLHKKKFSSPSICSASTFYGTSGVGLTLVFSDGTVEIRSLPELSLLKQISIRGFTYSPPKQNSLPEITISASWHGDLVMVNGDAELIVSSVLPQKETFRLVESLSRVYKKDNAVCQDGTTASAVASSPKEKKGMFGSVFKTKPKRAADTETTESTKETIEELSKIFTTANFPWNNNVERSRESNTVTRVDDEELDIDDIDIEDDDDHHQQPKEQGILSGISKQKLASKFTSFKGKLKQMTAKNEKTVMSNEEKHEEKSGASVDQIKKKYGFASSSEEMGAAKMAQSKLQDNLKKLQGISLKTTEMEDTAKSFSSTAKELLNAVEFNKQSSKS; encoded by the exons TTTGTTCAGAACCAAGGACTTCTTCTCAATGTGAATTCCAAAAACCAGATTGAA GTTTGGGACTTGGAGAAGAAGCTTATGTCTCATGTTCATGTATTCAACGGAGAGATCACATCTCTCAGGGTTATGCAACATACACCTTACTT TTATGTTGGAGACTCTTCTGGTAATGTATCAGTGTTGAAGATCGATCAAGATTCTAGTCAAGTGATACAAATGGATTACACTATACCTTATCTAGCATCAAATG GCTCTCCAGTTGAAGCTTCTGATGATACTTCAGTTGTGAGCATTCTACCACAGCCAACAGCTGAAACCAAAAG GATTCTACTAGTGTTTGGTAGTGGGTTTATAACGTTATGGGACATCAAAGAAAGCAAACCAGTTCTCAAAACAGGAGGAAAGCAGGAAGCAAAGAAAGCCACTTGTGCTTGTTGGGTTTGCCCTTCAGGAAGTAGAGTAGCCGTTGGATATAGCAACGCAGATATTCTAATATGGAGCATGACAGAGAGTTCTTCCATGGTCTGCAAGCTCAACCTCGGATACAAAGCCGAGAAAACACCGATAAATTCTCTAAAATGGGTCTACGCTGAAGGGAAAGCAAGCAGAGTTTACGTCACCGGATCATCCTCAAACTCCTTGCAAGTGGTTTTACTTAACGACCAAACCGAAGTTAAGATGGTTAAGCTGGGGCTTCATGTATCTGAGCCTTGCGTTGACATGGAGATGATCATAGCTGATGCTAAACAGGAGACTCTGCTTGTTCTTGGAAAGTCTGGACGTGTGTATGCCTACGATGATTACATGATTGAGAAGTATCTAATCCAATCTCAGTCCAAGTCACCTCCTTCTCTCTCTAAGGAGAGTGTTGTTAAGCTGCCGTTTTCAGATTCTTGCGGTGGTGTTACAGTAGGAAAGTTTCTTACAAACTCTTCACACTTGCTGAATCTCGCTGACGAGGATTATGCTCAGCTGGCGAAAGATACTGCACCGTTTCTTCCTTCTCAGATAGTTTCAAAGGAAGCTTCTCGTTCTGCTCATTTTCCTGGTTTCACCAAAGTTAAGAATGTTTACATCACGGGACATAGTGATGGAAGCATTGGTGTATGGGACATGTCCTGCCCTTTTCTCATTCCTGTCTTGTTCCTGAAAGAACAG GCTGATCAAGATATATCATCACGTGGAACTGCTGCATTAACAGCTTTGCATTTCGACAGCAACTCAAGGCTTCTTGTCTCTGGTGATCAGAACGGAATGGTTCGCCTTTATAGGTTCAAACCTGAGCCATACCTAATAGAGAACAGTTTCATCCCTTTCCAAG GAAGCTCAAAGAAAGGGAATAACCATATTGTTCATAGTGTCAAGCACATAAAGCTCACTGGTTCCATAACATGTATTCAGAAAAGCCAAAACTCAAAACATCTCGGTATTGGATCAGATCAAGGACATGTTTCTCTGGTTGACGTTGAGGAAGCTACTGTGTTATACACAAAACACATTGCTAGTGAGATATGTCCAGGGATCACCTCCTTGCAATTTGAGAGTTGCAGTGTGCAAGGATTCGAGAAGAATGTGTTGGTGGTTGCTATGAGGGACTCGTCTGTTTTTGCTTTGGATAGTGATACAGGAAACATGATTGGAACAAACATGGTTAAGCCTAAAAAGCCATTCAAGGCTCTGTTCATGCAGATTCTAG ATGGAAAACAAGACTCTTCAGGAAATGGAGAGAGCATAGTTGAGGATGTTTCGACAAGGCAGCCTTCGGTTTTGCTTTGTTCTGAGAAAGCTATATACATCTACCCATTGTCTCAAGTTGTCCAGGGAGTGAAGAAGGTTCTTCACAAGAAAAAGTTTAGTTCTCCATCCATTTGCTCAGCTTCTACCTTCTATGGAACCTCTGGTGTTGGTCTTACACTTGTCTTCTCTGATGGAACTGTTGAGATAAG GTCTTTGCCAGAACTATCGCTGCTAAAACAAATTTCCATTAGAGGCTTCACATACTCTCCACCAAAACAAAACTCACTACCAGAGATTACCATATCTGCTTCATGGCATGGAGATCTAGTCATG GTGAATGGAGACGCTGAACTTATTGTCAGCTCAGTCTTACCTCAGAAGGAAACATTTAGGCTTGTGGAATCTTTGAGCAGAGTTTACAAGAAAGATAATGCGGTTTGTCAGGATGGAACCACTGCATCAGCGGTTGCTTCATCTCCAAAAGAAAAGAAG GGCATGTTTGGTTCTGTCTTCAAGACTAAACCCAAGCGTGCAGCTGATACAGAAACAACAGAAAGTACCAAGGAAACTATTGAGGAGCTTTCTAAAATCTTCACCACAGCTAATTTCCCATGGAACAACAATGTTGAGCGTAGTAGAGAGAGCAATACAGTTACTAGAGTTGACGATGAGGAGTTGGATATAG ATGACATTGATATCGAGGATGATGATGATCATCATCAGCAGCCTAAAGAACAAGGGATATTGTCAGGGATTAGTAAGCAGAAGCTGGCGAGTAAGTTTACGAGCTTCAAAGGTAAGCTGAAGCAGATGACGGCTAAGAATGAGAAGACTGTTATGAGCAATGAAGAGAAACATGAGGAGAAGAGTGGCGCATCAGTCGACCAGATCAAGAAGAAGTACGGTTTTGCTTCTTCGTCCGAG GAAATGGGTGCTGCCAAAATGGCTCAGAGCAAACTTCAAGACAACCTGAAGAAGCTACAG GGAATCAGCTTGAAGACGACTGAGATGGAAGATACTGCGAAGTCTTTCTCCTCTACGGCTAAAGAACTGTTAAATGCTGTGGAGTTCAACAAACAAAGCTCAAAATCTTAG